A part of Bosea sp. (in: a-proteobacteria) genomic DNA contains:
- a CDS encoding glutamate racemase produces MNTLQRRILVFDSGLGGLTVFAEVARLRPDAAFIYVADDAAFPYGAWPEDALVERIVALMAALVGEHRPDCVVLACNTASTLALPALRARFDLPFIGTVPAVKPAAQISVSRMITVLATPGTVSRDYTRSLIARFAGDCEVTLVGSARLAGMAEAQLRGEVVSDADILAEIAPCFVTHERQGGSESVSDESGRFRRTDVITLSCTHYPLLLDRFICLAPWPVQWIDPAPAIARRVVEVLGSAPDAASPGGARASFTAGKSPAALGAVLEHFGIGAMLPPTRFPAR; encoded by the coding sequence ATGAACACACTTCAGCGCCGCATTCTGGTCTTCGATTCGGGCCTTGGCGGCCTCACTGTCTTTGCCGAAGTCGCCAGGCTGCGGCCCGATGCGGCCTTCATCTATGTGGCCGACGACGCGGCCTTTCCCTACGGCGCATGGCCCGAGGACGCGCTGGTGGAGCGCATCGTTGCGCTGATGGCGGCGCTTGTGGGCGAGCACCGGCCCGATTGCGTGGTGCTGGCCTGCAACACGGCCTCCACCCTTGCCCTGCCTGCCTTGCGCGCGCGCTTCGACCTGCCCTTCATCGGCACGGTTCCGGCCGTGAAGCCGGCGGCGCAGATCTCCGTCTCTCGGATGATCACCGTCCTTGCCACCCCCGGCACCGTCTCGCGCGACTACACCCGCAGCCTGATCGCGCGCTTCGCCGGCGATTGCGAGGTCACGCTGGTCGGATCAGCGCGCCTCGCCGGCATGGCGGAAGCGCAACTGCGGGGTGAGGTGGTTTCCGACGCGGACATCCTTGCTGAGATAGCGCCCTGCTTCGTCACGCATGAGAGGCAGGGCGGCAGCGAGAGCGTGAGCGACGAGAGCGGGCGCTTCCGGCGCACCGATGTCATAACGCTCTCATGCACACATTATCCCCTGCTGCTCGATCGCTTCATCTGCCTCGCGCCCTGGCCCGTGCAGTGGATCGACCCCGCCCCCGCCATCGCCAGACGGGTGGTGGAGGTGCTGGGGAGCGCGCCCGATGCGGCTTCTCCCGGCGGGGCGCGCGCCAGCTTCACCGCAGGAAAGTCCCCCGCGGCGCTTGGCGCCGTGCTGGAACACTTCGGCATCGGCGCGATGCTGCCGCCCACCCGCTTCCCTGCGCGATAG
- the rpsD gene encoding 30S ribosomal protein S4, whose product MSKRHAAKYKLDRRMGQNIWGRPKSPVNRREYGPGQHGQRRKGKMSDFGTQLRAKQKLKGYYGSISERQFRGYYAEAVRMKGDSGENLIGLLECRLDAVVYRAKFVPTVFAARQFVNHGHVTVNGRKVNIPSYAVKPGDVVAVKEASRQMLLVLEAVGLAERDVPDYLETDHSKMTSKMVRVPQLSDVPYAVQMEPNLVVEFYSR is encoded by the coding sequence ATGTCAAAGCGCCACGCCGCAAAATACAAGCTCGACCGCCGCATGGGCCAGAACATCTGGGGCCGCCCGAAGTCCCCGGTGAACCGCCGCGAATATGGACCCGGCCAGCATGGCCAGCGCCGCAAGGGCAAGATGAGCGACTTTGGCACGCAGCTGCGCGCCAAGCAGAAGCTGAAGGGCTATTACGGCTCGATTTCCGAGCGCCAGTTCCGCGGCTATTATGCCGAGGCCGTGCGCATGAAGGGCGACTCAGGGGAGAACCTGATCGGTCTGCTCGAATGCCGCCTCGACGCGGTGGTCTATCGCGCGAAGTTCGTGCCGACAGTCTTCGCAGCGCGCCAGTTCGTCAACCACGGCCACGTCACGGTCAATGGCCGCAAGGTCAACATCCCGAGCTACGCCGTGAAGCCGGGCGACGTCGTCGCCGTCAAGGAAGCCTCCAGGCAGATGCTGCTGGTGCTCGAGGCGGTCGGCCTCGCAGAGCGTGACGTGCCCGACTATCTGGAGACGGATCACAGCAAGATGACATCGAAGATGGTGCGCGTGCCCCAGCTTTCGGATGTGCCCTACGCGGTGCAGATGGAGCCCAACCTCGTCGTCGAATTCTATTCGCGCTGA
- a CDS encoding ATPase: MSTDEFLGLFAPREPHEPRDPMKAAQQSMRAGLPRRFYQTAGLERMADGWRLVLDGKPARTPARHPLMAANETVAAALASEWNAQAELIDPATMPLTRLVNAALDGVAAQAGAVRAEITRYAGTDLICYRAEAPAELSDAQAGLWDPLVAWAREALGAPLMLGAGVVHVPQPELALEQVARAVEAVPAPLPLAALSTVTTLTGSAIIALALAHGRLGPDEGWGAAHVDEDHQSRVWGVDDEATARMAARRRDYDAAALVLDATRREEGQGD, translated from the coding sequence ATGTCCACCGACGAGTTCCTCGGGCTCTTTGCCCCGCGCGAGCCGCACGAGCCGCGCGACCCGATGAAGGCCGCCCAGCAGTCGATGCGCGCTGGCCTGCCGCGCCGTTTCTACCAGACGGCCGGGCTTGAGCGCATGGCCGATGGCTGGCGTCTGGTCCTCGACGGCAAGCCGGCCCGCACGCCGGCCCGGCATCCGCTCATGGCCGCCAATGAGACAGTGGCAGCCGCGCTGGCGTCGGAATGGAACGCACAGGCGGAGCTGATCGACCCTGCCACCATGCCGCTGACGCGCCTCGTGAACGCCGCGCTCGATGGCGTGGCAGCGCAGGCCGGGGCCGTCCGTGCCGAGATCACCCGCTATGCCGGCACGGATCTGATCTGCTACCGCGCCGAGGCGCCGGCCGAATTGTCGGATGCACAGGCAGGGCTCTGGGATCCGCTTGTAGCCTGGGCGCGCGAGGCGCTGGGCGCTCCGCTGATGCTCGGCGCCGGCGTGGTCCATGTGCCGCAGCCGGAGCTGGCGCTCGAGCAGGTGGCGCGTGCCGTGGAGGCCGTGCCGGCTCCCCTGCCGCTGGCCGCGCTCAGCACCGTCACGACGCTCACCGGTTCCGCCATCATCGCGCTGGCGCTGGCCCATGGTCGCCTCGGCCCTGACGAGGGCTGGGGCGCCGCCCATGTCGACGAGGATCATCAGTCACGCGTCTGGGGCGTCGATGACGAGGCTACGGCCCGCATGGCGGCGCGGCGCCGCGATTACGACGCGGCCGCCCTCGTGCTGGACGCGACGCGGCGCGAAGAGGGACAGGGAGACTGA